A window of Ranitomeya variabilis isolate aRanVar5 chromosome 2, aRanVar5.hap1, whole genome shotgun sequence contains these coding sequences:
- the LOC143803999 gene encoding uncharacterized protein LOC143803999 has product MILYILFVIHILGVEAPRTPPLGGEITKDGDYTIFWFDTSAHIITYLFDYCDVVHCPPTQLDSLGHGTQYICVADKYWGDKCEYWGAAAWNTGDSWGYKPPSALNRKDKDGKSLIDRMRLTKQAFRKGCSTRGECNRLILSIENPSPGDAGTYIMSSTPPSGERKPPVQYSGKFKLANAADKPNVTQETPSNVKVLTNPTYEETLAVETGFSETNYWLEWVRYTAQQHNGSGCYACAGARPHLGTVPLNIPESQQACFLSIYTNSSHSASCEHWKSKYPLMTKDTPPGTGITIYPGNYTCYTRTGVGRDVKNFTKGFCSEYSTTTDNLINHVVSLADRLTLSLTGVGKKPEVLRSKTCNTILGTVTEKEEETADVIDREFDGC; this is encoded by the exons atgatcctgtatatcctctttgtgatacATATCCTGGGGGTGGAAGCTCCTCGCACCCCACCTCTGGGAGGGGAGATCACCAAGGATGGGGACTACACCATTTTCTGGTTcgatacatcagcacacataattacatacctgtttgattactgcgatgtggtacactgcccacccacacagctggacagcttggggcatgggactcagtatatttgtgttgcagataaatattggggagacaaatgtgaatactggggagcagcagcatggaacactggtgacagttggggatacaaacccccatcagccctaaacagaaaagataaagatggcaagtccttaattgaccgtatgcgcctaacaaagcaggccttcaggaaggggtgcagcaccaggggggaatgcaaccgactcatacttagcattgaaaacccctccccaggtgatgccggtacttatataatgagcagtacacctccaagtggtgaacgcaaaccccctgtgcagtactcaggaaaattcaagctggcaaatgCAGCTGACAAGCCCAATGTGACTCAGGAGACCCCTAGTAACGTAAAGGTACTGACAAACCCGACCTATGAGGAGACTTTAGCAGTAGAGACtgggttctctgaaaccaattactggctagagtgggtaagatacacagcccaacagcataatgggagtggctgttatgcatgtgccggagccagaccccatctgggcacagtgccacttaacatcccagaatcccagcaggcctgtttcctcagcatatacactaactcatctcattctgcatcctgtgaacactggaagtctaagtacccactcatgactaaagacacccccccagggactggaataacaatataccctggtaattacacctgttacacacgcacaggggttggcagggatgtaaaaaacttcactaaggggttctgctcagagtacagtaccaccaccgacaacctaattaatcatgtggtctccctag CTGACAGGCTCACCCTCAGCCTGACAGGAGTGGGTAAGaaacccgaggttctgcggtcaAAGACCTGCAACACAAtacttggcacggtaacagagaaggaggaagaaacAGCAGATGTGATTGATAGGGAGTTTGATGGTTGTTAA